TCGCTCGGCGCGATCCCCAACGAATACCTGCACTACTACTACTTCAACCGCGAGACCGTCCGCGCCTACCAGCAGGCCGAGAAGACCCGCGGCGCCTTCCTCGCCGACCAGCAGGCCGCCTTCTACGAGGAGATGCGCCGCCCGGACGCGGCCGCCCTGACCGCCTGGGACCGCACCCGCGCCGAGCGCGAGGCCACCTACATGTCCGAGAACCGCGAGAGCGCCGGCGCCGGTGAGCGCGACGCCGACGACCTGTCCGGCGGCTACGAGAAGGTCGCCCTCGCGCTGATGCGGGCCATCGCCCGCGACGAGCGCACCACCCTGATCCTCAACGTCCGCAACCAGGGCACCCTCTCGGTGCTCGACAACGATGCCGTGATCGAGGTCCCGTGCCTCGTCGACGCCAACGGCGCCCACCCGGTCGCCGTCGCCCCGCTGCCCGACCACGCGAGCGGCCTGGTCTGCTCGGTCAAGGCGGTCGAGCGCGAGGTGCTGGCCGCCGCCGAGACCGGCTCCCGTACGACGGCGGTGAAGGCGTTCGCGCTGCACCCGCTCGTCGACTCCGTGAACGTCGCCCGCCGACTGGTCGAGGGCTACACCGAGGTCCATCCGGGCCTGGCGTACCTTAAGTGAGCACACGAGGGGAAAGCGCTTTCCCCTCGTGGTGCCCCGCCGGGCCCGCCGCCTTCCGCTTCCACCCGCTCGCTCCCTTCCTGGAGACCTCTCATGCACGACGAACGCCGCCGGATCGAGGAACGCGTAGAGCGCCTCCACAACCAGCGCATCAAGCCCGCGATCTACGCGGCCACCGTCCCCTTCGAGGTCGAGGCCTGGCAGGCACCGGGGGAGCCGGTCTCCTTCGAGGAGGCCGCGGCGGCCCGGTACGCGCCCTTCGCGATGGACACCCCGTGGGGTCCGCCCTGGGGCACCACCTGGTTCCGGATGCGGGGCGAGGTGCCCGCCGAGTTCGCCGGGAAGCGCGTCGAGGCGGTCATCGATCTCGGCTTCGTGGGCGACTGGCCGGGCAACCAGGCCGAGGCGCTGGTCCACCTGCCCGACGGCCGCCCCCTGAAGGCGGTCAACCCGCTCAACCAGTACGTGCCGATCGCCAACCCGGCGGCGGGCGGGGAGCAGATCGACTACCTGGTCGAGGCGGCGTCCAACCCCGACATCCTGGCGAACAGCTTCGCGGCTCCGACCCTGCTCGGCGATGTACTGACGGCAGGCGACCGTCCACTGTATACATTCCAGCGCGCCGACATCGCCGTCCTCGACGAGGAGGTCTGGCACCTCGACCTCGACCTCCAGGTGCTGCTCGGCGTCATGGTCCACCTCGGTGATCACGAGCCGCGCCGCCACGAGATCCTGCACGCCCTGGACCGGGCCATGGACGCCCTCGACTTGGACGACATCTCCGGCAGCGCGGCGGCGGTCCGCGAGGTGCTGGCCCCGGTCCTGGCCAAGCCCGCCCACGCCAGCGCCCACACCATCTCCGGGGTCGGTCACGCGCACATCGACTCGGCGTGGCTGTGGCCCATCCGTGAGACCAAGCGCAAGACGTCCCGGACGTTCTCCAACGTCACGTCCTTGGCCGACGAGTACGACGACTTCATCTTCGCCTGCTCGCAGGCCCAGCAGTACGAGTGGGTGCGCGACAACTACCCGCACGTGTGGGCCCGCATCCAGGAGTCCGTGAAGAAGGGCCAGTGGGCCCCGGTCGGCGGCATGTGGGTCGAGTCCGACGGCAACCTGCCCGGCGGCGAGGCCATCGCCCGCCAGCTCATCCACGGCAAGCGGTTCTTCATCGAGCACTTCGGCATCGAGACCAAGGGCGTCTGGCTGCCGGACTCCTTCGGCTACAACGCCGCCTATCCGCAGCTCGCGAAGCTCGCCGGCAACGAGTGGTTCCTCACCCAGAAGATCTCCTGGAACCAGACCAACAAGTTCCCCCACCACACCTTCTGGTGGGAGGGCATCGACGGCACCCGCATCTTCACCCACTTCCCGCCGGTCGACACCTACAACGCCCGCTTCAGCGGCGAGGAGATGGACCGCGCGGTCCGCAACTACTCCGAGAAGGGCGCCGGTTCACGCTCCCTGGCCCCCTTCGGCTGGGGCGACGGCGGCGGCGGCCCCACCCGCGAGATCATGGAACGCGCCCGGCGCCTCGCCGACCTGGAGGGCTCGCCCAAGGTCGTCGTCGAGCACCCCGACGAGTTCTTCGCCAAGGCCCGCGCCGAGTACGAGGACGCCCCCGTCTGGAACGGCGAGCTCTACCTGGAGCTGCACCGCGCCACCTACACCTCCCAGGCCCGCACCAAGCAGGGCAACCGCCGCAGCGAACACAAGCTCCGCGAGGCCGAGTTGTGGGCGACGACGGCCGCCCTGCACGCGCCGGGCTACGCCTACCCCTACGAGAAGCTCGACCGCCTGTGGAAGACGGTCCTGCTGCACCAGTTCCACGACATCCTGCCGGGCTCGTCGATCGCCTGGGTGCACCGCGAGGCGGAGGCCGAATACGCGCGGGTGGCCGTGGAGCTGGAGGAACTGACCGGTGAGGCGATCGCCGCGCTGGGCGGCGGACAGCCGCGGGTCTTCAACACCGGCCCGTTCGAGCGGCGCGAGGTGGTGCGGCGCGCGGACGGCACGACCGGCTGGGTGAAGGTTCCGGCGAACGGCAGCGCGCCCGTAGACAACGTCGTTCCCGACGATCTCGTCATCGTCGAGGACCGCGCCCTCGACAACGGCCTGGTCCGCGTCGAGCTGGCCGAGGACGGCACCCTGGCCTCCGTCTACGACCGGATCGCCCGGCGCGAAGTCCTCGCCGACAAGGGCAACCTGCTCCGCCTCCACACGGACCTGCCCAACTACTGGGACGCCTGGGACATCGACAAGCACTACAAGAACCGCTACACGGACCTCGTGGACGTCGAGTCCGTGCAGGTCGTCGAACGGGACGTGCTGGTCGGCTCGATCCGCGTCACCCGCGCCTTCGGCAAGGGCTCGAAGATCACCCAGACCATCACCCTGCGCTCCGGCAGCCCCCGCATCGACTTCGAGACCGAGATCGACTGGCACGAGGCCGAGAAGATCCTCAAGGCGGGCTTCCCGATCGACATCCGCGCCCCGCACTCCTCCGCGGAGATCCAGTTCGGTCACATCCAGCGCCCCACCCACACCAACACCAGCTGGGAGGCGGCCCGTTTCGAGGTCTCCGGCCACCGCTGGGTGCATGTCGCGGAGCCCGGCTACGGTGTCGCGGTCATCAACGACTCGACGTACGGCCACGACGTCTCCCG
Above is a window of Streptomyces sp. NBC_00490 DNA encoding:
- a CDS encoding alpha-mannosidase; the protein is MHDERRRIEERVERLHNQRIKPAIYAATVPFEVEAWQAPGEPVSFEEAAAARYAPFAMDTPWGPPWGTTWFRMRGEVPAEFAGKRVEAVIDLGFVGDWPGNQAEALVHLPDGRPLKAVNPLNQYVPIANPAAGGEQIDYLVEAASNPDILANSFAAPTLLGDVLTAGDRPLYTFQRADIAVLDEEVWHLDLDLQVLLGVMVHLGDHEPRRHEILHALDRAMDALDLDDISGSAAAVREVLAPVLAKPAHASAHTISGVGHAHIDSAWLWPIRETKRKTSRTFSNVTSLADEYDDFIFACSQAQQYEWVRDNYPHVWARIQESVKKGQWAPVGGMWVESDGNLPGGEAIARQLIHGKRFFIEHFGIETKGVWLPDSFGYNAAYPQLAKLAGNEWFLTQKISWNQTNKFPHHTFWWEGIDGTRIFTHFPPVDTYNARFSGEEMDRAVRNYSEKGAGSRSLAPFGWGDGGGGPTREIMERARRLADLEGSPKVVVEHPDEFFAKARAEYEDAPVWNGELYLELHRATYTSQARTKQGNRRSEHKLREAELWATTAALHAPGYAYPYEKLDRLWKTVLLHQFHDILPGSSIAWVHREAEAEYARVAVELEELTGEAIAALGGGQPRVFNTGPFERREVVRRADGTTGWVKVPANGSAPVDNVVPDDLVIVEDRALDNGLVRVELAEDGTLASVYDRIARREVLADKGNLLRLHTDLPNYWDAWDIDKHYKNRYTDLVDVESVQVVERDVLVGSIRVTRAFGKGSKITQTITLRSGSPRIDFETEIDWHEAEKILKAGFPIDIRAPHSSAEIQFGHIQRPTHTNTSWEAARFEVSGHRWVHVAEPGYGVAVINDSTYGHDVSRTVREDGGTTTKVSLSLVRAPRVPDPEADQGKHRFTYSLLPGASIEDAVAEGYALNLPLRVADSAGEPEPVVSVDGEGITVEAVKLADDTSGDVVVRLYESRGGRAQGVLRAGFPLAGARVTDLLERPLTEDEAAVDGSVPVTLRPFQILTLRLKRAEVN